Part of the Drosophila kikkawai strain 14028-0561.14 chromosome 3L, DkikHiC1v2, whole genome shotgun sequence genome is shown below.
GGGTGGGTAGAGAGTTGTACTAGagagtgtgggtgtgtgtgacTTGAGGATCTCTGCTTAGGACTAAAAACATAAGTATTCGAGTTGGCTAGCTCTGTAAATCTTTAGCTTAACTTCGCTCACTCTACGCTGGAGCCGCCGCCTGGGGACCCTGGCTTGAGCTTGAGCTTGGATTTGAGTTGGAGTTGggagtagtagtagtagtagttgtaGTACTCGTTGGCCCACCTTGTCCGCTGCCATTGGCCGAGGCCATTAGGCCATCCACCACACTGCCTGcgccgcctccgccgccgccgccaccacctccGGATCCTCCTGCTCCACTGCCTCCGACCGGAGCTCCAACACCGCTCTGGTAGTCGGAGTCGTTGCTGTGCATTCTTTGGTATGAGACCGAACCGGGCGTGCCGGGCACCATGGCCGCAATGCGATCGATATTCTTTTCGCCGCGCAAAAATCTGCCGCATCAGAAGAATGGGAATCGTTTAAGTTTCAAGTTTTTGGAGTTGATTAACTGGTTATCAGGCTATCGGTAATGGAGTACACCATCCTAGTCCCAGGCTAATCCAGGTCTAAATGCGTCGCTTAATGTACCTTTCGAGCTTATCGATGCAGGCGTCCTGGTAGTCGTGGATCCAACTAACCCCGTTGAAATGCGCCACGCTGCGCATATCCTCCGGCAGTCGCTCCACCTCTGGCCAATCGAAGTGCTGGTCCATGATGGGTATAATGTTGCAGTTCGAATTCAGGGCAGCCACGATTTCCTACGGATCAGAGAATAGAGAAACTGATTGAGCATCGTTTGGAGGGGGAAAAGAGGCGGTCTGAGGGCTACTCACACGATGGACCCAGTCCTTGCAGTCCTCGTCGTTGATACAGCGATGCAGGGCCTCGGGAGTTAATACTAAGACAAAGTTCTTGGCCTGCCGAATACTGTTCAAGAGTCCGTTGTCGAATTTGCCCGCCTCCAGACGCTCCACGTCAATGAACACGGAGAAGCCGCGCAGCTGCAGGTGAACCTAAAAGAGGAAAGAGAAATCTAGTAAGTCGCCATATTCtatgattaattttaattcctaAATCAATACTATCAACAAGTTTCTACTGGTCACccttgcgtatacgcaatttaCTTTTCATAGATTTTTATCAAGTATACGCACCTTGAGCAGACTGGCCAACTGGGATCCATTGGAGCGCCTGTAGCTCACAAACACATCCAGGGTCTTGGCCATATTCTCCTCTGATGAGCTGGGCAGCGAGTTCTCCAGGTTCTTGACTGCATTCAGGATACGCAACCGATGGATTGAATTGTGGATGCCACACTCCGTCATCAGCATATCCTCATTGACATGCGGCAAAGCACACTTATCGATACCGGCATTCAGCATGGCGTACGTGTACGTGCAGTAATCAGTGCCAATCTCCGACAGGAACTGGTGCATCTTGGCCGTGTCCTTGGAGGAGTAGTCGGCCATGCGCTTGAGATTTTGCAGCTCGCGCTCGAAACGCTTCAGCAGGATTCCATTGCCGATGCCAATGTCAGCGCGCAGATTGTCCTGGTTGAGCTTCAGCAGCAGATCACCGTCCACCTGGGACTCTTGGAACTTGTCGATATAGTCATTGAAACCGATCTGCTTCACCCACTCCTGCACATCCTCCACGGACCACAGTGGCACCTGCTGGGACAGCTTGTGCGGCACCGTCTCCCCGATTAATCTCAGTGCCTGAGCGGCAAACTTAGAGGCGATGGCATTGGGGCAACTGGCCACCGTTTTCAGGGCTTCGATGGCATTGATCTCCCGGAAGATATCGGTGTTTCCCTGCTCCCTCTTGATGCCTGCCTCCATGCAGAAGTGGAAGGCAGCCAGGTTGCGGGCCTCCTCGCGGTTGGAACTCAGGACGGGCACAAGGCGCTGGAGCCAGTGCTTGCTCTGTCCATGGGCATGGGCCAGATTGGATCTCGCAAAGGCGGAGGGATCGTGGGAGGTGACAAAGGGTTCCACCAGGTCCAAGCAACCAGACTTGAGCACCTCGGCTTCAATCTCCTTGTTGGCCACCAGCACAGCGATGGCAAGGCACGCATAGTACTTGATGTTGTCGTCGTTGTGGAAGGCCAGCGGGAACAGCCACATGGGCACCTTTCGCACGATCATCTCCTCCTGGTTCTCGGCGCCACCATACAGCGACAGATTCGCCAGGGCACTGGCACAATGACGCAGGGTCTCCACATCGCTGGTGCGGCACTCAAAGAGTACGGCATCCAGGCCGCCCAGCCTTATCACATCGGAACAGGTTCCCTCCGAGTGCTTGAAGAGGTGCTCCAGGATGCCAGTGCCGACGCGGGAGTGCTCCATATTCGACTTCTTGGTGCAGACGCAGGCCACATTCACCACCTTGTCCAGGCCATTGTCCACCACGTGCTTGCGGTTTTCGGTGGTTAGACACTGCTCCAGGAGCTGGGCGGAGGAAAACTGCAGGTCGGGCTTGACGCAGTTCTTCATCAGCAGATCGAGGCCGCCGCTTTGGCGCAGGGAGTTGCACAGCGAGTAGCCCAGCTCGTGGCCATGTGTTGGCACAGCCCAAGCTCTACGTATCACCTCGTTGATCTTCTCTAGGTACTGAGACTTCTCCTTGCCGCCGACAGAGGTGTGGGCCACCGTacttccgccgccgccgccgccccgTTCGTCCTCTTGTAGGGAGCTAACTATCGAGGTCAGCATGTTAGAATACTTGTTGATCGTCTGCTCGATCTCCTGCTGGCCACTGCCCGCTGTTAGCGACTTGAGGTCGTCCAACTTGAGATCGGTGAGCTTTACCATCTGGCCGTTCATCGCGGACATTTGGGAGGAGCTGGTGATCATGCTgctgccagaactggagacgCCCTTGTGCGTCATCGAGTAGTTGGCCTGCGAGGCAGAGGACACGTGCTTCTCCTGGCTGATGATCCCATTGGAGGTCATCATCTGCGACTGCTGGGACTGGGAGATTGCCTTCTTGTCCGCGGAGAAGTTGTCGCTCTGCACCGTAATACTGGTGGCGGCCACATTGTTGCTCGCCTGCTGTGTGATGTCACCGGTGCGCAGCGAGAGCGCTTCCTGGAATATCCACGTGAAGTGGAAATATGGAGATACCGTTAGTTATTAGAATGGtaagtaaatttaatatatatatatatatatatatcagcaAAAGACTTAATAACATGCTGCAAATGATCACCTATAACAGAAGGAGTCTTTCAAGCTTGTGACATGCTTAAATGTTATAGCTTTTGATGTACTCTATACAGTAATTcacttgtaaaatatttatttctaactATAACAGATATTTATTAGTCATACtttgaatatatttgaaatattaagtattattttagaCCTGTAtacttataaaaaatgtaagatacttttttttttaaatataaataaatataataaaacagaATTACTTATAAGAAGACAACAACGCAGCTTCAGATCTGTTATATCATCTGGTATAtcgaaatattattttagcttATTTGTGGTAAAATATGGCTCTTAAATACCCAAGTTTTTAAGCTGGGTAACTTTTATAAAACTGGTCTAAAATCCTAGAAAAcccaaaattttttaataaaaattacaccAGGCTCAAACTTTTATATCAACAGATATATGAATAAATTCATTCAGAGGAAATAACTTTATAATACCATATTAATTGTGAAATAACAACCGTTTCAGATCTTCTATATAAAATGGAATATTGATATCTAAATTCAGGCCTATTCATCCCATAAGCTCCAGTGAATCACCAAGTCTTTAATCATTTTGTAAAGTAACGCCCCCTAGCCCTGTTGTACCTTGCTCTGCTCCACCTCAATGGGAATTTCGCGCACATTTTTCATATGattgctgttgcagttgctgttaCTGTTGTTGTGATTGGGTGTTGTAATTGCTGAGTGGTTGTTGTGATTGTTGTTGGGCGTAGGTGGTGGCTGTAGTGGTggcagttgttgctgttgttgaggaggaggtggtggcgaCAGTGGACAGTTGCTAATTGGCTGTGGGGGCGGGTTAGAACTCTTACGTACTCTGGTGTGCGAACTAGAACTCGAAGAGGAttgcgacgacgacgacgaagaggaggaggaggaacaggCCGAGGATGCCGATGCCGCTCCAGACATTCTGGCAGCAGACGATGCCGTGGACATGGTAGTGGCTGCCGTAGAACCCGCCGCCGTCACCACCTGAATGGGCTGCGGTGGCGGAGAGAGCGGAGAGTTAATGCCGAAGCGATTCGGCGATGTGGTGGCCACCGGCGGCGGAGAGAGCGGCATCTCGACAATGGGGCTGGGAGAGCGGGTGGGCGTGAAGTCAGACTGGCCGCTCGAGCGGTAGATGCCCTTGCGGACGGGCCAAGGCGCCTGATGGGACATTGTTTCCTTAAAGACTCTCAGTAGAAGACGTTGACGCGACAGAGGCAGGTATTTCAATGCCAAAGTCGGAACGATTGCGATCACTCTATATTCGTGGTATATACAGAGACGTATGTTTCTGTTTCGTTCGCGTATTTTTTTCAGTCTTATGtactttgtattttatttattttttgaattcaCATAAAAATAGCGCACAAATTGGCTGCGTCGACGTCGCCGTCACTTTCTCTGTGTGTTTTGCTGATGTATTTGTTGCTGTGTATTCGTATCtgttatatattgtgtatatgtgtgtgtgtatgacaCTGACCGACAAATAGAACTTGTAATATTTTACAGTTAAATGGTAATTAACAGGGCACTTGACACGACGAAACATGGGATGACCGAATCGAACGAACACTTGTTGCACTGCTTTGACTTTGGATGGAAAAGGGGAGGACTTAACGAAGGCATTGGTAGGAGGAGCTCACATAGCGGCGAAAGCGATAGGCCATCTGTCGTTAGGTTTTCGATTTTCCGTAGTTAAGCTATGTTTCGTTGGGTTCTCACGAGATTTATGGGGA
Proteins encoded:
- the Sarm gene encoding NAD(+) hydrolase sarm1 isoform X3 — its product is MVVTSTRSPLLAQTQPASATSSGSHTAAAMRSRLIFPRQHYQMTDFSDSSPSGVLSPASSLIESFHKKNGSPQPIGGGGSTTTVTPTTLNGSAVAVGGGGGAGVVATTTANGRQINTSSSSCSSLKETSHQSTSTSQQVVNSSSSTTTRVEKKSQRLHHHITSSSSSSSSSSSSSSTTQALSTSAEMKAAAVKRDLTNIQKSMSEINDLAIERIAGGAGSGSTNTTSSPSALTAPSTMAQTTTSRLTPKLTSAHPSIDDLRGLSSQDKITQLQKKLRASFENLDDDDSNVIVTLPDDDDCHTHNHFGSGLDLTHPTAAQLSASGLSGSSKTIDTIKFQEKRMKTESKTKVVTDGFSSEQATSNSAEMKRLQAGDIDYKESKGSAAMRNRMEVDGVKTEENAAIFKEALSLRTGDITQQASNNVAATSITVQSDNFSADKKAISQSQQSQMMTSNGIISQEKHVSSASQANYSMTHKGVSSSGSSMITSSSQMSAMNGQMVKLTDLKLDDLKSLTAGSGQQEIEQTINKYSNMLTSIVSSLQEDERGGGGGGSTVAHTSVGGKEKSQYLEKINEVIRRAWAVPTHGHELGYSLCNSLRQSGGLDLLMKNCVKPDLQFSSAQLLEQCLTTENRKHVVDNGLDKVVNVACVCTKKSNMEHSRVGTGILEHLFKHSEGTCSDVIRLGGLDAVLFECRTSDVETLRHCASALANLSLYGGAENQEEMIVRKVPMWLFPLAFHNDDNIKYYACLAIAVLVANKEIEAEVLKSGCLDLVEPFVTSHDPSAFARSNLAHAHGQSKHWLQRLVPVLSSNREEARNLAAFHFCMEAGIKREQGNTDIFREINAIEALKTVASCPNAIASKFAAQALRLIGETVPHKLSQQVPLWSVEDVQEWVKQIGFNDYIDKFQESQVDGDLLLKLNQDNLRADIGIGNGILLKRFERELQNLKRMADYSSKDTAKMHQFLSEIGTDYCTYTYAMLNAGIDKCALPHVNEDMLMTECGIHNSIHRLRILNAVKNLENSLPSSSEENMAKTLDVFVSYRRSNGSQLASLLKVHLQLRGFSVFIDVERLEAGKFDNGLLNSIRQAKNFVLVLTPEALHRCINDEDCKDWVHREIVAALNSNCNIIPIMDQHFDWPEVERLPEDMRSVAHFNGVSWIHDYQDACIDKLERFLRGEKNIDRIAAMVPGTPGSVSYQRMHSNDSDYQSGVGAPVGGSGAGGSGGGGGGGGGGAGSVVDGLMASANGSGQANHQANRYRQSPSPARQRGSTSQLSGYSRAPSKRSQILPPYRTQQAALLHKSGAGSASMQNMTPLTYLPPRRSSAAGLGHGSGSGMGNSYRSHSVDGLLDQAGSVPATPEQRIAAVAAMVTAGSTALTNASSTCTLQPEEEETEVVIEPVTRRDKHSLASPASVQQHRKSRSLDHILSKQTLAELLPPPGEPSEGTQSMQNLAIPMTPQPQRRDTSSSSKSPTPERPPQPARERVRERQSPDGVSATESEREDQSDGCLRHGNQQRASASVHRGASLTSNKTSNSSLGSNYSAGGTANNKTIFNRTMKKVRSLMKNNEPEDEELSGIILSKATSPNAGRMIFW
- the Sarm gene encoding NAD(+) hydrolase sarm1 isoform X1; amino-acid sequence: MTDFSDSSPSGVLSPASSLIESFHKKNGSPQPIGGGGSTTTVTPTTLNGSAVAVGGGGGAGVVATTTANGRQINTSSSSCSSLKETSHQSTSTSQQVVNSSSSTTTRVEKKSQRLHHHITSSSSSSSSSSSSSSTTQALSTSAEMKAAAVKRDLTNIQKSMSEINDLAIERIAGGAGSGSTNTTSSPSALTAPSTMAQTTTSRLTPKLTSAHPSIDDLRGLSSQDKITQLQKKLRASFENLDDDDSNVIVTLPDDDDCHTHNHFGSGLDLTHPTAAQLSASGLSGSSKTIDTIKFQEKRMKTESKTKVVTDGFSSEQATSNSAEMKRLQAGDIDYKESKGSAAMRNRMEVDGVKTEENAAIFKEALSLRTGDITQQASNNVAATSITVQSDNFSADKKAISQSQQSQMMTSNGIISQEKHVSSASQANYSMTHKGVSSSGSSMITSSSQMSAMNGQMVKLTDLKLDDLKSLTAGSGQQEIEQTINKYSNMLTSIVSSLQEDERGGGGGGSTVAHTSVGGKEKSQYLEKINEVIRRAWAVPTHGHELGYSLCNSLRQSGGLDLLMKNCVKPDLQFSSAQLLEQCLTTENRKHVVDNGLDKVVNVACVCTKKSNMEHSRVGTGILEHLFKHSEGTCSDVIRLGGLDAVLFECRTSDVETLRHCASALANLSLYGGAENQEEMIVRKVPMWLFPLAFHNDDNIKYYACLAIAVLVANKEIEAEVLKSGCLDLVEPFVTSHDPSAFARSNLAHAHGQSKHWLQRLVPVLSSNREEARNLAAFHFCMEAGIKREQGNTDIFREINAIEALKTVASCPNAIASKFAAQALRLIGETVPHKLSQQVPLWSVEDVQEWVKQIGFNDYIDKFQESQVDGDLLLKLNQDNLRADIGIGNGILLKRFERELQNLKRMADYSSKDTAKMHQFLSEIGTDYCTYTYAMLNAGIDKCALPHVNEDMLMTECGIHNSIHRLRILNAVKNLENSLPSSSEENMAKTLDVFVSYRRSNGSQLASLLKVHLQLRGFSVFIDVERLEAGKFDNGLLNSIRQAKNFVLVLTPEALHRCINDEDCKDWVHREIVAALNSNCNIIPIMDQHFDWPEVERLPEDMRSVAHFNGVSWIHDYQDACIDKLERFLRGEKNIDRIAAMVPGTPGSVSYQRMHSNDSDYQSGVGAPVGGSGAGGSGGGGGGGGGGAGSVVDGLMASANGSGQANHQANRYRQSPSPARQRGSTSQLSGYSRAPSKRSQILPPYRTQQAALLHKSGAGSASMQNMTPLTYLPPRRSSAAGLGHGSGSGMGNSYRSHSVDGLLDQAGSVPATPEQRIAAVAAMVTAGSTALTNASSTCTLQPEEEETEVVIEPVTRRDKHSLASPASVQQHRKSRSLDHILSKQTLAELLPPPGEPSEGTQSMQNLAIPMTPQPQRRDTSSSSKSPTPERPPQPARERVRERQSPDGVSATESEREDQSDGCLRHGNQQRASASVHRGASLTSNKTSNSSLGSNYSAGGTANNKTIFNRTMKKVRSLMKKP
- the Sarm gene encoding NAD(+) hydrolase sarm1 isoform X6, which translates into the protein MKNVREIPIEVEQSKEALSLRTGDITQQASNNVAATSITVQSDNFSADKKAISQSQQSQMMTSNGIISQEKHVSSASQANYSMTHKGVSSSGSSMITSSSQMSAMNGQMVKLTDLKLDDLKSLTAGSGQQEIEQTINKYSNMLTSIVSSLQEDERGGGGGGSTVAHTSVGGKEKSQYLEKINEVIRRAWAVPTHGHELGYSLCNSLRQSGGLDLLMKNCVKPDLQFSSAQLLEQCLTTENRKHVVDNGLDKVVNVACVCTKKSNMEHSRVGTGILEHLFKHSEGTCSDVIRLGGLDAVLFECRTSDVETLRHCASALANLSLYGGAENQEEMIVRKVPMWLFPLAFHNDDNIKYYACLAIAVLVANKEIEAEVLKSGCLDLVEPFVTSHDPSAFARSNLAHAHGQSKHWLQRLVPVLSSNREEARNLAAFHFCMEAGIKREQGNTDIFREINAIEALKTVASCPNAIASKFAAQALRLIGETVPHKLSQQVPLWSVEDVQEWVKQIGFNDYIDKFQESQVDGDLLLKLNQDNLRADIGIGNGILLKRFERELQNLKRMADYSSKDTAKMHQFLSEIGTDYCTYTYAMLNAGIDKCALPHVNEDMLMTECGIHNSIHRLRILNAVKNLENSLPSSSEENMAKTLDVFVSYRRSNGSQLASLLKVHLQLRGFSVFIDVERLEAGKFDNGLLNSIRQAKNFVLVLTPEALHRCINDEDCKDWVHREIVAALNSNCNIIPIMDQHFDWPEVERLPEDMRSVAHFNGVSWIHDYQDACIDKLERFLRGEKNIDRIAAMVPGTPGSVSYQRMHSNDSDYQSGVGAPVGGSGAGGSGGGGGGGGGGAGSVVDGLMASANGSGQANHQANRYRQSPSPARQRGSTSQLSGYSRAPSKRSQILPPYRTQQAALLHKSGAGSASMQNMTPLTYLPPRRSSAAGLGHGSGSGMGNSYRSHSVDGLLDQAGSVPATPEQRIAAVAAMVTAGSTALTNASSTCTLQPEEEETEVVIEPVTRRDKHSLASPASVQQHRKSRSLDHILSKQTLAELLPPPGEPSEGTQSMQNLAIPMTPQPQRRDTSSSSKSPTPERPPQPARERVRERQSPDGVSATESEREDQSDGCLRHGNQQRASASVHRGASLTSNKTSNSSLGSNYSAGGTANNKTIFNRTMKKVRSLMKNNEPEDEELSGIILSKATSPNAGRMIFW
- the Sarm gene encoding NAD(+) hydrolase sarm1 isoform X4 gives rise to the protein MKAAAVKRDLTNIQKSMSEINDLAIERIAGGAGSGSTNTTSSPSALTAPSTMAQTTTSRLTPKLTSAHPSIDDLRGLSSQDKITQLQKKLRASFENLDDDDSNVIVTLPDDDDCHTHNHFGSGLDLTHPTAAQLSASGLSGSSKTIDTIKFQEKRMKTESKTKVVTDGFSSEQATSNSAEMKRLQAGDIDYKESKGSAAMRNRMEVDGVKTEENAAIFKEALSLRTGDITQQASNNVAATSITVQSDNFSADKKAISQSQQSQMMTSNGIISQEKHVSSASQANYSMTHKGVSSSGSSMITSSSQMSAMNGQMVKLTDLKLDDLKSLTAGSGQQEIEQTINKYSNMLTSIVSSLQEDERGGGGGGSTVAHTSVGGKEKSQYLEKINEVIRRAWAVPTHGHELGYSLCNSLRQSGGLDLLMKNCVKPDLQFSSAQLLEQCLTTENRKHVVDNGLDKVVNVACVCTKKSNMEHSRVGTGILEHLFKHSEGTCSDVIRLGGLDAVLFECRTSDVETLRHCASALANLSLYGGAENQEEMIVRKVPMWLFPLAFHNDDNIKYYACLAIAVLVANKEIEAEVLKSGCLDLVEPFVTSHDPSAFARSNLAHAHGQSKHWLQRLVPVLSSNREEARNLAAFHFCMEAGIKREQGNTDIFREINAIEALKTVASCPNAIASKFAAQALRLIGETVPHKLSQQVPLWSVEDVQEWVKQIGFNDYIDKFQESQVDGDLLLKLNQDNLRADIGIGNGILLKRFERELQNLKRMADYSSKDTAKMHQFLSEIGTDYCTYTYAMLNAGIDKCALPHVNEDMLMTECGIHNSIHRLRILNAVKNLENSLPSSSEENMAKTLDVFVSYRRSNGSQLASLLKVHLQLRGFSVFIDVERLEAGKFDNGLLNSIRQAKNFVLVLTPEALHRCINDEDCKDWVHREIVAALNSNCNIIPIMDQHFDWPEVERLPEDMRSVAHFNGVSWIHDYQDACIDKLERFLRGEKNIDRIAAMVPGTPGSVSYQRMHSNDSDYQSGVGAPVGGSGAGGSGGGGGGGGGGAGSVVDGLMASANGSGQANHQANRYRQSPSPARQRGSTSQLSGYSRAPSKRSQILPPYRTQQAALLHKSGAGSASMQNMTPLTYLPPRRSSAAGLGHGSGSGMGNSYRSHSVDGLLDQAGSVPATPEQRIAAVAAMVTAGSTALTNASSTCTLQPEEEETEVVIEPVTRRDKHSLASPASVQQHRKSRSLDHILSKQTLAELLPPPGEPSEGTQSMQNLAIPMTPQPQRRDTSSSSKSPTPERPPQPARERVRERQSPDGVSATESEREDQSDGCLRHGNQQRASASVHRGASLTSNKTSNSSLGSNYSAGGTANNKTIFNRTMKKVRSLMKNNEPEDEELSGIILSKATSPNAGRMIFW
- the Sarm gene encoding NAD(+) hydrolase sarm1 isoform X5, translated to MSHQAPWPVRKGIYRSSGQSDFTPTRSPSPIVEMPLSPPPVATTSPNRFGINSPLSPPPQPIQVVTAAGSTAATTMSTASSAARMSGAASASSACSSSSSSSSSSQSSSSSSSHTREALSLRTGDITQQASNNVAATSITVQSDNFSADKKAISQSQQSQMMTSNGIISQEKHVSSASQANYSMTHKGVSSSGSSMITSSSQMSAMNGQMVKLTDLKLDDLKSLTAGSGQQEIEQTINKYSNMLTSIVSSLQEDERGGGGGGSTVAHTSVGGKEKSQYLEKINEVIRRAWAVPTHGHELGYSLCNSLRQSGGLDLLMKNCVKPDLQFSSAQLLEQCLTTENRKHVVDNGLDKVVNVACVCTKKSNMEHSRVGTGILEHLFKHSEGTCSDVIRLGGLDAVLFECRTSDVETLRHCASALANLSLYGGAENQEEMIVRKVPMWLFPLAFHNDDNIKYYACLAIAVLVANKEIEAEVLKSGCLDLVEPFVTSHDPSAFARSNLAHAHGQSKHWLQRLVPVLSSNREEARNLAAFHFCMEAGIKREQGNTDIFREINAIEALKTVASCPNAIASKFAAQALRLIGETVPHKLSQQVPLWSVEDVQEWVKQIGFNDYIDKFQESQVDGDLLLKLNQDNLRADIGIGNGILLKRFERELQNLKRMADYSSKDTAKMHQFLSEIGTDYCTYTYAMLNAGIDKCALPHVNEDMLMTECGIHNSIHRLRILNAVKNLENSLPSSSEENMAKTLDVFVSYRRSNGSQLASLLKVHLQLRGFSVFIDVERLEAGKFDNGLLNSIRQAKNFVLVLTPEALHRCINDEDCKDWVHREIVAALNSNCNIIPIMDQHFDWPEVERLPEDMRSVAHFNGVSWIHDYQDACIDKLERFLRGEKNIDRIAAMVPGTPGSVSYQRMHSNDSDYQSGVGAPVGGSGAGGSGGGGGGGGGGAGSVVDGLMASANGSGQANHQANRYRQSPSPARQRGSTSQLSGYSRAPSKRSQILPPYRTQQAALLHKSGAGSASMQNMTPLTYLPPRRSSAAGLGHGSGSGMGNSYRSHSVDGLLDQAGSVPATPEQRIAAVAAMVTAGSTALTNASSTCTLQPEEEETEVVIEPVTRRDKHSLASPASVQQHRKSRSLDHILSKQTLAELLPPPGEPSEGTQSMQNLAIPMTPQPQRRDTSSSSKSPTPERPPQPARERVRERQSPDGVSATESEREDQSDGCLRHGNQQRASASVHRGASLTSNKTSNSSLGSNYSAGGTANNKTIFNRTMKKVRSLMKNNEPEDEELSGIILSKATSPNAGRMIFW
- the Sarm gene encoding NAD(+) hydrolase sarm1 isoform X2; its protein translation is MGNRLSGLWCKKTTLSITHTDPQKESEDSRSIKARRSRRKSSGSGDGRGTFRIGSVRRLSLTNCVSRDSNPKKPICPEITISTVEKTYQELTSQTDLDSNMKVNAQLMPTVKMTDFSDSSPSGVLSPASSLIESFHKKNGSPQPIGGGGSTTTVTPTTLNGSAVAVGGGGGAGVVATTTANGRQINTSSSSCSSLKETSHQSTSTSQQVVNSSSSTTTRVEKKSQRLHHHITSSSSSSSSSSSSSSTTQALSTSAEMKAAAVKRDLTNIQKSMSEINDLAIERIAGGAGSGSTNTTSSPSALTAPSTMAQTTTSRLTPKLTSAHPSIDDLRGLSSQDKITQLQKKLRASFENLDDDDSNVIVTLPDDDDCHTHNHFGSGLDLTHPTAAQLSASGLSGSSKTIDTIKFQEKRMKTESKTKVVTDGFSSEQATSNSAEMKRLQAGDIDYKESKGSAAMRNRMEVDGVKTEENAAIFKEALSLRTGDITQQASNNVAATSITVQSDNFSADKKAISQSQQSQMMTSNGIISQEKHVSSASQANYSMTHKGVSSSGSSMITSSSQMSAMNGQMVKLTDLKLDDLKSLTAGSGQQEIEQTINKYSNMLTSIVSSLQEDERGGGGGGSTVAHTSVGGKEKSQYLEKINEVIRRAWAVPTHGHELGYSLCNSLRQSGGLDLLMKNCVKPDLQFSSAQLLEQCLTTENRKHVVDNGLDKVVNVACVCTKKSNMEHSRVGTGILEHLFKHSEGTCSDVIRLGGLDAVLFECRTSDVETLRHCASALANLSLYGGAENQEEMIVRKVPMWLFPLAFHNDDNIKYYACLAIAVLVANKEIEAEVLKSGCLDLVEPFVTSHDPSAFARSNLAHAHGQSKHWLQRLVPVLSSNREEARNLAAFHFCMEAGIKREQGNTDIFREINAIEALKTVASCPNAIASKFAAQALRLIGETVPHKLSQQVPLWSVEDVQEWVKQIGFNDYIDKFQESQVDGDLLLKLNQDNLRADIGIGNGILLKRFERELQNLKRMADYSSKDTAKMHQFLSEIGTDYCTYTYAMLNAGIDKCALPHVNEDMLMTECGIHNSIHRLRILNAVKNLENSLPSSSEENMAKTLDVFVSYRRSNGSQLASLLKVHLQLRGFSVFIDVERLEAGKFDNGLLNSIRQAKNFVLVLTPEALHRCINDEDCKDWVHREIVAALNSNCNIIPIMDQHFDWPEVERLPEDMRSVAHFNGVSWIHDYQDACIDKLERFLRGEKNIDRIAAMVPGTPGSVSYQRMHSNDSDYQSGVGAPVGGSGAGGSGGGGGGGGGGAGSVVDGLMASANGSGQANHQANRYRQSPSPARQRGSTSQLSGYSRAPSKRSQILPPYRTQQAALLHKSGAGSASMQNMTPLTYLPPRRSSAAGLGHGSGSGMGNSYRSHSVDGLLDQAGSVPATPEQRIAAVAAMVTAGSTALTNASSTCTLQPEEEETEVVIEPVTRRDKHSLASPASVQQHRKSRSLDHILSKQTLAELLPPPGEPSEGTQSMQNLAIPMTPQPQRRDTSSSSKSPTPERPPQPARERVRERQSPDGVSATESEREDQSDGCLRHGNQQRASASVHRGASLTSNKTSNSSLGSNYSAGGTANNKTIFNRTMKKVRSLMKNNEPEDEELSGIILSKATSPNAGRMIFW